One region of Manduca sexta isolate Smith_Timp_Sample1 chromosome 25, JHU_Msex_v1.0, whole genome shotgun sequence genomic DNA includes:
- the LOC119190569 gene encoding uncharacterized protein LOC119190569 encodes MSLVPTEELSIGKYFIPHHFVLRTESSTTPLRVVFNASAKDAKGLSLNDVLLVGPKLQTNIVEILLKFRVHSVVFTADMKQMYRQILIRASDRDYQRIFWRFNADQPVQEYRLNTVTYGVSSAPFLACRTVKQLIHDEGGDFPLASQVLGSDVYVDDIITGFSNVRMAQNAKTQIIELLKRGHFELRKWASNVPQLLSDLPREYCLTDPVSMDVDDNPTLKVLGLKWDPCNDSFLFSVTPQHKKCSKRNILSELARIYDPLGFLSPLILVAKVLVQRLWILEIGWDEDPPDNIVQFWSRYLEQLPLLESLQIPRLFAGQDCISWELHGFSDSSETGYGGVIYLRTVNAEGNIQTFFVCSKRESHLQNPLPFLGWSFALQFFLPTC; translated from the coding sequence ATGAGCCTTGTACCGACTGAAGAATTGAGTATCGGAAAATACTTCATTCCTCATCATTTTGTACTCCGTACGGAGAGCAGCACTACTCCTCTTCGTGTTGTATTCAACGCCTCCGCTAAAGATGCGAAAGGACTATCGTTAAATGATGTGTTGCTCGTAGGTCCTAAATTGCAAACGAATATTGTTGAAATTCTTCTAAAATTCCGCGTTCATTCTGTTGTTTTCACCGCAGACATGAAACAAATGTATCGACAAATTCTCATTCGAGCGTCTGATCGTGATTATCAGCGCATCTTCTGGCGATTTAATGCGGACCAACCCGTGCAAGAATATCGTCTTAATACCGTGACCTACGGCGTGTCTTCCGCACCTTTTCTCGCATGCCGTACTGTCAAACAGCTGATTCATGATGAGGGTGGTGACTTTCCACTTGCGAGTCAAGTTTTGGGATCCGATGTTTATGTCGATGACATAATAACTGGTTTTAGTAACGTTCGTATGGCTCAAAATGCGAAAACTCAAATAATCGAACTTTTGAAAAGGGGACATTTCGAACTCAGAAAATGGGCTAGTAATGTACCTCAGTTACTCTCTGATTTACCACGAGAATATTGCTTAACCGATCCTGTATCCATGGATGTTGACGACAACCCTACTCTCAAGGTATTAGGTCTTAAGTGGGATCCTTGTAATGATTCGTTCCTTTTTTCAGTAACTCCTCAGCATAAGAAATGTTCGAAGCGTAACATTCTTAGCGAGCTTGCACGTATATACGATCCACTTGGCTTCCTGTCGCCATTAATTTTGGTGGCAAAGGTGTTGGTTCAGCGCCTCTGGATCCTTGAGATAGGTTGGGATGAAGACCCTCCCGATAATATAGTCCAGTTTTGGTCTCGATATCTTGAACAATTACCATTGTTAGAATCGTTACAGATTCCCCGTTTGTTTGCTGGACAGGATTGTATTTCTTGGGAGTTACATGGCTTTTCAGACAGTTCGGAAACAGGTTATGGTGGTGTGATTTATTTACGAACCGTGAACGCTGAGGGTAACATTCAGACCTTCTTTGTTTGTTCAAAGCGCGAGTCGCACCTACAAAATCCACTTCCCTTCCTAGGTTGGAGCTTTGCGCTGCAGTTCTTCTTGCCGACCTGCTGA
- the LOC115444987 gene encoding uncharacterized protein LOC115444987 produces MAGPIRHLSTYNHEPEPSANSLITEINVQLALFRDLLIHFGQPHDCPELRERVRRLRRACVEATKQTSQLVLPNSKKSSSEGCTEQSQLVLLYFMSQLLLRELAKCHRLVQLVPMDMTSYYENRAGPSNFGNVISQILLCKQITPDFNQEELCSIAKDTQEITRIVNDIQEYLPQHESLNHLESNVALKGDDVNGLWRDKRRGSLYKGMGVLCCVSRPNYL; encoded by the exons CTGATAACAGAGATAAATGTCCAACTGGCTCTGTTCCGAGACCTTCTGATCCACTTCGGCCAGCCACACGACTGTCCAGAGCTTCGGGAGCGGGTCAGGCGACTTCGACGAGCCTGTGTGGAAGCCACCAAACAGACCAGCCAGCTCGTCCTGCCTAACAGTAAAAA GTCCTCAAGCGAAGGGTGCACAGAGCAGTCGCAGTTGGTGCTGCTGTACTTCATGTCCCAACTCCTACTGCGAGAGCTCGCGAAGTGTCATCGACTCGTCCAGCTCGTGCCCATGGATATGACTTCATATTACG AAAATCGCGCCGGTCCGTCCAATTTCGGCAACGTCATCAGTCAAATACTGCTGTGCAAACAGATCACGCCCGACTTTAACCAAGAGGAGCTCTGCAGCATCGCCAAGGACACGCAGGAAATCACAAGAATAGTTAACGACATTCAAGAATACTTACCGCAACATGAAAGTCTTAATCACTTAG AGAGTAATGTCGCACTGAAAGGTGACGACGTTAACGGACTGTGGCGGGACAAACGAAGAGGATCTCTGTACAAAGGCATGGGTGTACTGTGTTGCGTATCACGGCCTAACTACCTCTGA